In Argiope bruennichi chromosome 4, qqArgBrue1.1, whole genome shotgun sequence, a single window of DNA contains:
- the LOC129965711 gene encoding annexin A4-like isoform X1 has translation MSNWNHYSPDFNAPRGIPQGYPYAVNPNPPSHNPMIPPNISHNLGFASPQTNTSSYPPTSFNPPGSSPYPAAGSSPYPSSGNSPYPSSGNSPYPSSGNSPYPSSGNSPYPGAGSSPYPGAGSSPYPGAGSSPYPGTGSSPYPASGSSLYPNAGSSPYPGTGSSPYPGAGSSPYSATGSSPYPGTGSSPYPSTGSSPYPGSGSSPYPPANISSNRYSPGIYQQRMAYYVAGEGTVKPYPDFDPKSDAEILRKAMKGFGTDETAIIKVLTKRTNEQRVYIGIAFKQLYGKDLIDDLKSELTGNFENVILGLMMPTHDYLASELKKAIRGLGTDEDILIEILCTRTNQEIWSINEAYQRLYGKSLEEDIKSDTSGHFQRLMVSACTGARSEDPADSNRAKQTAEALYAAGVGQWGTDESTFNAILVSESYQQLAHTFYEYQKLAGHTVAQAIESEMSGDLKKGMLAIAKCVENRPFYFAEKLYKAMKVGLGTDDDTLIRIVVSRCEIDMVQIKAEYERNYGKPLIEAIRGDTSGDYRKVLINLVEPQ, from the exons ATGAGTAATTGGAATCATTATTCTCCTGATTTTAATGCACCACGAGGAATTCCTCAAGGTTATCCATATGCAGTGAATCCGAACCCACCATCTCATAATCCTATGATTCCTCCTAATATTTCTCACAATCTTGGATTTGCATCTCCTCAAACCAATACATCTTCTTACCCACCCACCTCATTTAATCCACCTGGATCATCACCTTATCCTGCTGCTGGTTCATCACCTTACCCTAGCTCTGGTAATTCACCTTACCCTAGCTCTGGTAATTCACCTTACCCTAGCTCTGGTAATTCACCTTATCCTAGCTCTGGTAATTCACCTTATCCTGGTGCTGGCTCTTCACCTTATCCTGGTGCTGGCTCTTCACCTTATCCTGGTGCTGGCTCTTCACCTTATCCTGGTACTGGTTCTTCACCTTACCCTGCTTCTGGTTCTTCACTTTATCCTAATGCTGGTTCTTCACCTTATCCTGGTACTGGTTCATCGCCTTATCCTGGTGCTGGTTCTTCACCTTACTCTGCTACTGGTTCTTCACCTTATCCTGGTACTGGTTCATCGCCATATCCTAGTACTGGTTCATCACCTTATCCAGGTTCAGGTTCTTCACCTTATCCACCAGCTAAT atttcatctAACCGGTACTCACCAGGAATTTACCAACAAAGAATGGCATAC TACGTAGCTGGAGAAGGAACTGTAAAGCCCTACCCAGATTTTGATCCTAAGAGTGATGCTGAGATTCTGAGGAAGGCGATGAAAGGTTTTg GTACTGATGAAACAGCCATTATCAAAGTATTGACAAAACGTACTAATGAACAAAGAGTTTATATTGGCATAGCTTTTAAGCAACTGTATGGAAAA GATTTGATTGATGACTTGAAAAGTGAACTTACTGGAAACTTTGAAAACGTTATTCTTGGATTAATGATGCCTACTCATGACTATTTGGCTTCAGAGTTGAAGAAAGCAATAAGAGGTCTTGGTACGGATGAAGATATCTTGATTGAGATTCTTTGTACCAGAACAAATCAAGAAATATGGTCTATAAATGAAGCGTATCAACGAC TGTATGGAAAATCTTTAGAAGAAGATATAAAAAGTGACACATCTGGACATTTCCAAAGATTGATGGTTTCAGCTTGTact GGAGCTAGATCTGAAGACCCTGCTGATTCTAATCGAGCTAAACAAACTGCTGAA gcTTTATATGCAGCTGGTGTAGGTCAGTGGGGTACTGATGAATCCACTTTCAATGCTATCCTTGTTTCTGAAAGTTACCAACAATTGGCCCATACATTCTATGAATATCAAAAGCTTGCTGGACATACAGTTGCCCAGGCTATTGAGAGTGAAATGTCTGGAGATTTAAAGAAGGGCATGCTGGCAATCG ctaAATGTGTCGAAAACAgaccattttattttgctgaaaaattgtATAAAGCCATGAAGGTA GGTCTTGGAACTGATGACGATACCCTTATCCGAATTGTGGTATCTCGTTGTGAAATTGATATGGTCCAAATCAAAGCTGAATATGAAAGGAACTATGGAAAACCATTAATTGAAGCCATACGT GGTGACACGTCTGGAGATTACAGGAAAGTTTTAATCAATCTTGTGGAACCTCAGTAA
- the LOC129965711 gene encoding annexin A4-like isoform X2 gives MSNWNHYSPDFNAPRGIPQGYPYAVNPNPPSHNPMIPPNISHNLGFASPQTNTSSYPPTSFNPPGSSPYPAAGSSPYPSSGNSPYPSSGNSPYPSSGNSPYPSSGNSPYPGAGSSPYPGAGSSPYPGAGSSPYPGTGSSPYPASGSSLYPNAGSSPYPGTGSSPYPGAGSSPYSATGSSPYPGTGSSPYPSTGSSPYPGSGSSPYPPANISSNRYSPGIYQQRMAYYVAGEGTVKPYPDFDPKSDAEILRKAMKGFGTDETAIIKVLTKRTNEQRVYIGIAFKQLYGKDLIDDLKSELTGNFENVILGLMMPTHDYLASELKKAIRGLGTDEDILIEILCTRTNQEIWSINEAYQRLYGKSLEEDIKSDTSGHFQRLMVSACTGARSEDPADSNRAKQTAEALYAAGVGQWGTDESTFNAILVSESYQQLAHTFYEYQKLAGHTVAQAIESEMSGDLKKGMLAIAKCVENRPFYFAEKLYKAMKGLGTDDDTLIRIVVSRCEIDMVQIKAEYERNYGKPLIEAIRGDTSGDYRKVLINLVEPQ, from the exons ATGAGTAATTGGAATCATTATTCTCCTGATTTTAATGCACCACGAGGAATTCCTCAAGGTTATCCATATGCAGTGAATCCGAACCCACCATCTCATAATCCTATGATTCCTCCTAATATTTCTCACAATCTTGGATTTGCATCTCCTCAAACCAATACATCTTCTTACCCACCCACCTCATTTAATCCACCTGGATCATCACCTTATCCTGCTGCTGGTTCATCACCTTACCCTAGCTCTGGTAATTCACCTTACCCTAGCTCTGGTAATTCACCTTACCCTAGCTCTGGTAATTCACCTTATCCTAGCTCTGGTAATTCACCTTATCCTGGTGCTGGCTCTTCACCTTATCCTGGTGCTGGCTCTTCACCTTATCCTGGTGCTGGCTCTTCACCTTATCCTGGTACTGGTTCTTCACCTTACCCTGCTTCTGGTTCTTCACTTTATCCTAATGCTGGTTCTTCACCTTATCCTGGTACTGGTTCATCGCCTTATCCTGGTGCTGGTTCTTCACCTTACTCTGCTACTGGTTCTTCACCTTATCCTGGTACTGGTTCATCGCCATATCCTAGTACTGGTTCATCACCTTATCCAGGTTCAGGTTCTTCACCTTATCCACCAGCTAAT atttcatctAACCGGTACTCACCAGGAATTTACCAACAAAGAATGGCATAC TACGTAGCTGGAGAAGGAACTGTAAAGCCCTACCCAGATTTTGATCCTAAGAGTGATGCTGAGATTCTGAGGAAGGCGATGAAAGGTTTTg GTACTGATGAAACAGCCATTATCAAAGTATTGACAAAACGTACTAATGAACAAAGAGTTTATATTGGCATAGCTTTTAAGCAACTGTATGGAAAA GATTTGATTGATGACTTGAAAAGTGAACTTACTGGAAACTTTGAAAACGTTATTCTTGGATTAATGATGCCTACTCATGACTATTTGGCTTCAGAGTTGAAGAAAGCAATAAGAGGTCTTGGTACGGATGAAGATATCTTGATTGAGATTCTTTGTACCAGAACAAATCAAGAAATATGGTCTATAAATGAAGCGTATCAACGAC TGTATGGAAAATCTTTAGAAGAAGATATAAAAAGTGACACATCTGGACATTTCCAAAGATTGATGGTTTCAGCTTGTact GGAGCTAGATCTGAAGACCCTGCTGATTCTAATCGAGCTAAACAAACTGCTGAA gcTTTATATGCAGCTGGTGTAGGTCAGTGGGGTACTGATGAATCCACTTTCAATGCTATCCTTGTTTCTGAAAGTTACCAACAATTGGCCCATACATTCTATGAATATCAAAAGCTTGCTGGACATACAGTTGCCCAGGCTATTGAGAGTGAAATGTCTGGAGATTTAAAGAAGGGCATGCTGGCAATCG ctaAATGTGTCGAAAACAgaccattttattttgctgaaaaattgtATAAAGCCATGAAG GGTCTTGGAACTGATGACGATACCCTTATCCGAATTGTGGTATCTCGTTGTGAAATTGATATGGTCCAAATCAAAGCTGAATATGAAAGGAACTATGGAAAACCATTAATTGAAGCCATACGT GGTGACACGTCTGGAGATTACAGGAAAGTTTTAATCAATCTTGTGGAACCTCAGTAA